The window TCGGGTTGCAGGCCAACGTCGGCGTGTTTATCGACGGCGTATTTTTAAACAACCGATCGTCCATCGATTTCAACAACATGGATCTTCAGCAAATTGAAGTTTTGAAGGGCCCGCAAAGCGCGCTTTTCGGCCGTAACACCTTTGCCGGCGCGGTGAACTACATTTCTAACCCGGCCCGCATCGGCGAGTTTGACGCAACCGTTGATCTTGAGGCCGGCAGCGACGAGCGACTGACCTTCCGCGGCTCGGCCAACATTCCGCTCGGCGAGTCTGGGGCGGTACGCTTCTTTGCCGGCACGAGCGAGTTCGACGGCACCATCGAAAACGTCCGCGGCAGCGACAACATCGGTGGCTGGGATGAAAGAACCACCATCGGCTTCTCGGGGCTGTGGGAAACCGAGAACGTCACGACGAAGGTGTTTTTCACCCGCAACGACGTGGAAAACGATACCCCGGCGCTGCGCTTGACCAGCTTCGAGCTCAACGATGGCGGTTCACTCTACCGAGTGGATGACGGGATGGGTGGAACCATAGACCTGTTCACCATCCTCACCGGCGACCTCCCGCCCCTGGAAAACGTAACGCTCGATCCGCGCGCCCGCGGCAACAAGGGCGACTACTGGCTCGGCTATATCAACGTTGACTGGGATCTTGGCCCGGCAACGCTAACCGCCAACGTGTCCCGCTCGGAGTCGGAATACAGCTCCTTCTTGGACAGCATCGGTGACCCGAACGCGGTCAATATCCCCTTCTTCGGCCGGTTCACGCGTCAGTTTCTGACCGACCTGACGGGTGATCTCGGTGAGCAGGATTCTTACGACCTGCGCCTAACCTCCAACGAAGGAGCACCTTTCGAATGGCTGGTCGGCTACTCGCGTTTCGAGAGCGTAACCGGCGCGGTGCTCGGCACCACCACGCCGCTGTTTGATGCCCCAGATACCTTGGAGCGAATCACCAACGTCGAAGAGCGGCTGATCGCCGACATCGACGCGTTCTACGGATCGGTGAACTACCCGATCAACGATCGGTGGAACATCACCGGTGAACTGCGCTACACGCAAGAAGACCAGGAGCTCACCGACCAGGCGGAGATTTTCTTTCTACCGGCATTGAGCCGTCCGCTGACCTCGACCGCGACCGACTTTGACTACTGGAGCGGACGACTGGGTGCCGATTACAGCCTCGATGAAGATACGCTGCTCTACGGCTACGCCGCTCGCGGCGTGAAGTCGGGCGGCATCAACCCGGCCGAACCGGGCAGCCAGTTCTTCACCTTCGACCCGGAAACCAACTGGACGTACGAGCTGGGGATCAAGACCGACATCATGGACGGACGCGGCACCGTCAACGCCGCGGTGTACTTCATCGACTGGACCGACCTGCAGTCTACGGCGCCCGCCAGCCTGGCGGCAGGCCCGGTGGTGGTCAACGGCCCGGGGGCTGAATCCATGGGGATCGAGGTCGACGGTTCGTTCGACGTAACGGAGAACTTCACCGTCCGGCTGGCGGCAACCTACGTGGACGCCACGTACGACGGCGACTTCGTCGACGCGGCCGTTGAAGCCCGCTGCGGCGTCAATGCTTCGTCGCTCACGCCGGTGTCGACCTGTTCGGCGCAGGTGGGCGGCAACCAGATTGCCAACACCAGCGACGTGCAGACTTTCATCGCCGGTATCTACACCTGGCCGGACCTGTTTTCCGGTTACGACGGCTACGTTCAGGCCTCCCACTCCTACGAGGCTGGCCGGTTTTTGGAAAGCCTGAATATCGGTCAGACGCCGAGCATCAGCCTGCTGAACTTCCGCACCGGGATCAG of the Pseudomonadota bacterium genome contains:
- a CDS encoding TonB-dependent receptor: MRNAVSYPRRYLATLISLSVLGTSLPTTTLAQDQDEDSFLEELVVTARRREENIQDVPISISAFSEQTLRDFNAVGLEDIAELTPGVQFREIGGTPEITMRGLAQTDLLGLQANVGVFIDGVFLNNRSSIDFNNMDLQQIEVLKGPQSALFGRNTFAGAVNYISNPARIGEFDATVDLEAGSDERLTFRGSANIPLGESGAVRFFAGTSEFDGTIENVRGSDNIGGWDERTTIGFSGLWETENVTTKVFFTRNDVENDTPALRLTSFELNDGGSLYRVDDGMGGTIDLFTILTGDLPPLENVTLDPRARGNKGDYWLGYINVDWDLGPATLTANVSRSESEYSSFLDSIGDPNAVNIPFFGRFTRQFLTDLTGDLGEQDSYDLRLTSNEGAPFEWLVGYSRFESVTGAVLGTTTPLFDAPDTLERITNVEERLIADIDAFYGSVNYPINDRWNITGELRYTQEDQELTDQAEIFFLPALSRPLTSTATDFDYWSGRLGADYSLDEDTLLYGYAARGVKSGGINPAEPGSQFFTFDPETNWTYELGIKTDIMDGRGTVNAAVYFIDWTDLQSTAPASLAAGPVVVNGPGAESMGIEVDGSFDVTENFTVRLAATYVDATYDGDFVDAAVEARCGVNASSLTPVSTCSAQVGGNQIANTSDVQTFIAGIYTWPDLFSGYDGYVQASHSYEAGRFLESLNIGQTPSISLLNFRTGIRGDSSELSLWVDNLLDEEFLARATRVTDAAANGLCLNCGISSNQRIAGNGRTWGVRYVKRF